In the Flavisolibacter tropicus genome, one interval contains:
- the uvsE gene encoding UV DNA damage repair endonuclease UvsE has translation MNLGYACINMTLAEKGITTNRGMIKRTFGEKGIQYASQLALQNVQALQDILKWNIAQGIRVFRITSELFPWASEYQLADMPDFKEIQGILKQCGQLPIRVSTHPGPFNKLAGSDATLANTIKELEVHSQLFDLMELEPSHWNKINIHVGGTYGDKGETLKRFAQNFKSLSSNLQRRLTVENDDKQGLYTVAELHPLYESIGIPIVFDYFHHKLHPGLQSEEEAFYMAYQTWGETRPVFHYSSSRRENEEPSAKREAHADYIYEPINTYGKEVDIVLEAKKKEQALLKYREQFGDI, from the coding sequence ATGAATCTCGGTTATGCATGTATCAATATGACACTGGCAGAAAAAGGTATCACCACCAACAGGGGGATGATCAAACGTACTTTTGGAGAAAAAGGCATCCAATATGCTTCTCAATTAGCGTTACAAAATGTACAGGCACTGCAGGATATACTAAAGTGGAATATCGCTCAAGGCATTCGTGTCTTTCGCATTACATCAGAGCTATTTCCTTGGGCCTCAGAATATCAGTTGGCTGATATGCCCGACTTCAAAGAGATTCAAGGGATTTTAAAACAATGCGGTCAGTTGCCTATTCGCGTTAGCACTCATCCTGGTCCATTTAATAAACTGGCAGGCTCTGATGCGACCTTGGCCAATACTATCAAAGAGCTGGAAGTACATTCTCAGTTATTCGATCTAATGGAATTAGAACCTTCACATTGGAACAAGATCAATATTCATGTAGGCGGCACCTATGGAGATAAAGGTGAAACACTTAAACGATTTGCTCAAAACTTTAAGTCCCTCTCCAGCAATTTGCAAAGACGGCTTACAGTGGAGAACGACGATAAGCAAGGATTATATACAGTTGCCGAGCTGCATCCTTTATATGAGTCCATCGGTATCCCAATTGTTTTTGATTACTTCCATCATAAGTTGCATCCGGGCTTACAATCTGAAGAAGAAGCTTTTTACATGGCTTATCAGACCTGGGGAGAAACCCGCCCAGTGTTTCACTATTCTAGCTCCCGGCGTGAGAATGAAGAGCCTTCTGCAAAACGGGAAGCCCATGCAGATTATATCTATGAACCAATCAATACCTATGGCAAAGAAGTAGATATTGTACTGGAAGCAAAGAAGAAAGAGCAAGCGTTATTGAAATACCGGGAACAGTTTGGTGATATCTAA
- a CDS encoding DUF4385 domain-containing protein: MKLAGVFQQIGHWFVKICLMAVFNYDLDFKSINFREHPELYQVGKGEQGVLLVEPYKSEILPHWRFKTPAIAQASANQIFKLFLDYKEQQDFVGMDMARKFLQMGYTRSRRYANHKSGKKYEGPVPTNKKGQSGAHGRAILPKEVDPIKAESAAIFYTKWQEAKNDGLYQQLMQAHKKRCES, translated from the coding sequence ATGAAATTGGCAGGGGTTTTTCAACAAATTGGACATTGGTTTGTTAAGATTTGTTTGATGGCTGTATTTAATTATGATCTGGATTTTAAGAGTATCAATTTTCGAGAGCATCCTGAATTATATCAGGTGGGAAAAGGAGAGCAGGGTGTACTGCTGGTTGAACCTTACAAGAGTGAAATTTTACCACATTGGCGGTTTAAAACACCCGCAATAGCACAGGCTTCAGCCAATCAGATCTTTAAATTGTTTTTAGATTATAAAGAACAGCAGGACTTTGTAGGTATGGATATGGCTCGTAAATTTTTACAAATGGGTTACACCCGTAGCCGACGATATGCTAATCATAAATCCGGCAAAAAATATGAAGGACCTGTCCCAACCAATAAAAAAGGACAAAGTGGGGCACATGGCAGAGCTATTCTACCTAAGGAGGTAGATCCTATAAAGGCTGAAAGCGCCGCCATATTTTATACTAAATGGCAAGAGGCTAAGAACGATGGTCTATACCAGCAACTTATGCAAGCCCATAAAAAACGATGTGAATCGTAG